CTGCATCTGGGCCGCCTGACCGGCGTCACCCGGGTGATCGGCCGCGGCCTGAACCTCTCCCAGCAGCACCGGCGCATGCACAACAAGCTGTGGCTGGCCGACAGCGCGGCGGCCATCGTCGGCGGGCGCAACCTGGGCGACGAGTATTTCGACGCCGAACCGAACATGAACTTCACCGACATCGACATGCTGTCCGTCGGCCCGGTGGCCAAGGATCTGGCAGAAAGCTTCGATCAGTACTGGAACAGCCGGCTGAGCAAACCCATCGAGGCATTCGTTTGGCGCCAGCCCTCGCAAAAGGATCTGGACAAGGCGCGCAGGGGCCTGCGCGACTACCTGGACACCGCCCGCGTCGAGCAGCCGGAGCTCTACGAACGCCTGCTCGCCTACCAGCAGGAGCCGAAGCTGCAGGTCTGGCTCGACGAGCTGATCTGGGCGCCGGGCACCGCATTGTGGGATGCACCGAGCAAGGTGCTGGCCAGGGGCGAACCGGATCCGCAGCTGCTGCTCACCACCCAGCTGGCGCCGCATCTGCAGGGCGCCAAAAGCGACCTGGTGATGGTATCCGCCTACTTCGTGCCCGCCCCTGCTGGCCTGCAGTACCTGATCGGCCTGGCCGACAACGGCGTGGACATCCGCCTGCTCACCAATGCCCTGGAAGCCACTGACGTGCCCGCCGTGCATGGCGGCTACGCACCCTATCGCCAGGAAATGCTCGAGCATGGCATGCGCCTGTACGAGCTGCGCAGTCAGCCGGGGGCGGATTCGCCGCCGGCCTACAGCTTCAGCGGCAGCTCCAACTCCAGCCTGCACAGCAAGGCCATCGTCATCGACAGGCAGAAATCCTTCGTCGGCTCCTTCAACGTCGACCCGCGCTCGGTGCTGTGGAACACCGAGGTCGGCGTGCTGGTCGACAGCCCCAGGCTCGCCGCCTACCTGCGCGAGCTGGCACTGCAGGGCATGAAGCCCTCAGTGAGTTACCAAGTGCGCCTGCAGCACGACACCAACGGTACGACGCGGATGGTCTGGATCGGCGAGGACGACGGCCAGGAATTCGTCCTCAGCGAAGAGCCCGGCAGCCGCTGGCGGCGCTTCAACGCCTGGTTCGCCCGGGCCATTGGCCTGGAGAAAATGCTATAGCCTGATGTCCTCGTCGAAGGCATGGGGCCGCCAGGCCAGCCAGATGAAGGCCGCCGCACCGGCCGCCATCAACATCGGCAGCGCATGCCCGCTGACCCACTGGCTGACCGCGCCGGTGGCCAGCGGCCCGATCAGGCAGCCGATGCCCCACAGCTGCGCCACGTGGGCATTGGCGCGCACCAGCTGATCATCACGAAAACGCTCGCCAATCAGGATCAGCGACAGGGTGAACAGGCCGCCCGCGCTGGCACCGAACAGTACCAACACCGGCCAGATCAGCGGCGTGTGCAACAGCAGCGGAATGCCCAGGCTGGAGAACAGCAGCACTACGCCACAGCCACGAAACAGCGTGACCCGCGAGATGCGATCGGCCAGCAGGCCGATGGGCAATTGCAGTGCGGCATCGCCGACCACCACCACGCTGGCCATGAACAGCGCCACTTCCTGGGTGAAGCCCTGGCGCAGGCCATAGATCGGCAGCAGGGTGAGCATCATTGCCTCGAAGGCGGCGAACAGCATCACCGCCCAGGCGATTGCCGGCATGCGCTGACAGAACACCAGCAGGCCGCGCCCGGAGGTACTATGAGCATCGACCACCGGCGCGCCGGTGCGGCCGATCAACAGCAGCGAGCCGCCAACCAACAACGACACGCCAGACCAGAACCCCAGGTCGGTATCGGTGCCCAGCACGCTGAGCAGCAGCGGCCCGCACAGCTGGCTCAGGGCGTAGCCGGTGCCGTACAGCGCCACCAGGCGGCCGCGCCACTTCTCCACGGCCAACTGGTTGATCCAGCTTTCACCAAGGATGAACACCACGGTCAGGGTCACGCCAAGGAGCAGGCGCAACACGATCCAGATGGCGTAGCTCTGCAGCAGCGCCAGGCCGGTGACCGACAACGCGCCGGCCAGCAGGCACAGCTGCATCAGCCGCGGCGTGGGGCAGCGCGAGGCCAGCCGGCCGGCCAGCGAGGCGCCCAGCAGCACGCCAATGGCCGGCGTGGCCGCCATGATACCGATAGCGAACGAGCCGTAGCCCCAGCTCTCCAGGCGCAACGACACCAGCGGCATGGTCACGCCCATGGCCAGGCCGATGCTGATCACCGCCAGGCAGACAGCGAAGTAGGTTCCCCAACGCATCAAGGATCTCGAAAAGAGGCTGCAAGCTGCAAGCCTGTATGGTGCTCGCCTCATCGCTGCGGTCAAGCGTCAGCTCTGGCGCTTTTACTTGAGGCTTACGGCTTGCAGCTTACCGCTGCTGTTCAGAGCTTGATCCAGGTGGCTTTCAGTTCGGTGTACTTGTCGAAGGCGTGCAGCGACTTGTCACGGCCGTTGCCCGACTGCTTGAAGCCCCCGAACGGCGCGGTCATGTCGCCGCCGTCGTACTGGTTGACCCACACGCTGCCGGCGCGCAGCGCGCGAGCGGTGAGGTGCGCCTTGGAGATGTCTGCCGTCCACACCGCCGCGGCCAGGCCATATACAGTGTCGTTGGCGATCTGCACGGCCTGCTCGGCGCTGTCGAAGCCGATTACCGAGAGCACCGGCCCGAAGATTTCCTCGCGGGCGATGGTCATGGCATTGGTCACGCCGTCGAAGATGGTCGGCTCGACGTAGGTGCCGCCGCTCTCCTCCAGGGTGCGCTTGCCGCCGACCAGCAGCTTGGCGCCGTCCTTGTGGCCGGCCTCGATATAGCGCAGCACGGTGTCCATCTGCTGGCTGTCGACCAGGGCGCCGACGTTGGTGTTCGGGTCCAGCGGGTTGCCGGCCTTCCAGCCTTTGAGGGCCTCGACCACCATGGGCAGGAAGCGCTCCTTGATGGAATTTTCCACCAGCAGGCGCGAGCCGGCGGTGCACACTTCGCCCTGGTTGAAGGCGATGGCGCTGGCGGCGGACTCGGCAGCGGCCTTGAGGTCCGGCGCATCGGCGAAGACGATGTTGGGGCTCTTGCCGCCCGCCTCCAGCCACACGCGCTTCATGTTCGATTCGCCAGCGTAGATCATCAGTTGCTTGGCGATCCGGGTCGAACCGGTGAACACGATGGTGTCGACATCCATGTGCAGGGCCAGGGCCTTGCCGACGGTGTGGCCGTAACCGGGCAGCACGTTGAACACGCCAGCCGGAATACCGGCTTCGACGGCCAGGGCGGCCACCCGAATGGCGGTCAGCGGCGATTTCTCGGAGGGTTTGAGGATCACCGAGTTGCCGGTGGCCAGGGCCGGCCCGAGCTTCCAGCTGGACATCAGCAGCGGGAAGTTCCAGGGCACGATGGCTGCTACCACGCCGACCGGCTCGCGGGTCACCAGGCCGAGCTGGTCATGGGGCGTCGGGGCGACTTCGTCGTAGACCTTGTCGATGGCCTCGGCGCTCCAGCGAATGGCGTTGGCCGCGGCCGGAATGTCGATGCCCAGGGAATCGCTGATCGGCTTGCCCATGTCGAGGGTTTCCAGCAGCGCCAGCTCCTCGGCGTTGGCCATCAGCAGCTCGGCGAAGCGGATCATCTTGGCCTTGCGCTTGGCCGGGGCGATACGCGACCACACCCCGGAATCGAAGGCGGCACGGGCCGACTTCACCGCCAGCTCGGCGTCCGCCAGGTCGCAGCTGGCGACCTGGCCGAGTACTCGACCGTCGACCGGGCTGATGCATTCGAAGGTCTCACCGCTCTGGGCAGCCTGGTATTCGCCCTGCACGAAGGCGCGGGTCTCGATTTTCAGATCCTTGGCACGCTGCTCCCAATCGGTACGGGTCAAACCGGTCATCTGATCATCCTCTCTGGTCGGTAAAGGGCATGGGCGCCCGCGGTGGGCCGCTATAGGACACCTCTGAAAACTACCTGCGTTGCCATCGCGGCGTTAAAAACAGGCTAAATGCTCATTACAGCACGTAAAGTCGAGCGCGACCCTGGTCGCTTTTTGCCTGTTATTGCCTTGCGCTAGCTGCCTCGCCTAGGTTTTTCGAGGGGCCCTACCGGCCGAAAGCTGCGAACCACACTAAACCAGCGCTCGCAGAATTTTCAATATTCTTGACAGTTTCTGGCTAAACGCCCTTGCTCTGTTCATTTTCTTAAACATAGACTCGAACAAATCGTTACGCCGCGCCGTCCCTGGCCTGCAGTGGCCATGGGAAGATCGACCTATGTTCACCTTGACCAGGGAAGCGAATATGAATATCCAGCAGATCGTCGATTTCGCGCAAAGCACCGGCAGCACCGAAAGCTACCGCCCCGCTGCCGAAAAGATCCTCAAGGGCGACCCGCAGCAGCAGGTGCGCAACCATTACGCCAGCCCCTGCGGGCAATTCAACGCCGGCATTTGGGAGGGCGAGGTCGGCCAATGGACGGTCAGCTACACCGAGCACGAGTACTGCGAAATCCTCCAGGGCGTTTCGGTACTGCGTGATAACGACGGCAATGCCAAGACCGTGCGCGCCGGTGACCGCTTCGTGATCCCGGCCGGTTTCACCGGCACCTGGGAAGTGCTGGAGCCGTGCCGCAAGGTCTACGTGATCTTCGAGCAGGCCTGAACGAGCGCGGTATGCCCGAAGCCGGCCCTGCATGACCGGCTTCCGGCAATTCGTCAGCTGGCGACCTGCTCGGCCGGCGAGACGATGTGGCTCTTGCCCCGTGAGCGACCGGAGCTCAGGTAGTCGGCGATGGATTCCTGGGTGACCTCGCCAAGGAAGTCGTTATCCGCGCTGAGCACCGGCAACCACGAGCGGTTGAACTCGTACATGCGCGACAGCAGGATGCGCAGGTGTTCGTCGTGGGCGGCGGTGGCGTTGAACGGCTGCACGAAGGGCTGCACCGAGCCGCCCTGGCCACGCATGTCGCGGCGGCGGACATAGCCCAGGGCCTTCTTGCCGGCATCGGTGACCACCAGGTGGCGGCGGTCATGCTCTTCCATCAACTCCACGGCATCGGCGATGCTGGTCTCGGCCAGTACCGAGGGTGCATCGTCGGCGGCGTCTTCGGCGCGGATCAGCAGCAGGCGCTTGAGGGTGCTGTCCTGGCCGACGAAGCCGCTGACGAAGTCGTCGGCCGGGTGCGCCAGCAGGGTGTCCGGGTGGTCGAACTGGAGCAGCGTGCCGTCCTTGAAGATGGCGATCTTGTCGCCCAGCTTGATGGCCTCGTCGATGTCGTGGCTGACCATGATCACGGTCTTGTTCAGCGCGCGCTGCATCTGGAAGAACTCGTTCTGGATCGCATCACGGTTGACCGGGTCGACCGCACCGAAGGGCTCGTCCATCAGCAGCACCGGAGCGTCGGCCGCCAGGGCGCGGATCACGCCGATGCGCTGCTGCTGGCCGCCGGACAGTTCGCGCGGGTAACGCGACAGGTACTGCTTGGGCTCCAGCTGCACCATGCTCATCAGCTCCACGGCGCGCTCGTGGCAGCGCTTCTTGTCCCAGCCGAGCAGCTTGGGTACCACGGTGATGTTTTCCTCGATGGTCATGTTGGGGAACAGACCGATCTGCTGGATCACGTAGCCGATGTTGCGGCGCAGGGTCACTTCGTCGATGCCGGTGGTGTCTTCGCCGTTGATCAGCACGCGCCCGGAGGTCGGCGCGATCAGCCGGTTGATCATCTTCAGCGTGGTGCTCTTGCCGCAGCCGGACGGGCCGAGGAACACGCAGATCTGCCCCTCGTCGACGGTCAGGCTGACTTCGTTGACGGCCACCACGTCCTTGCCTTTCTGCTGGAATTTCTTGGTCAGTTTGTCGAGTTGAATCATGTTCGAGTCCTCAGTGGGCGGCTTTCAGGCCACGGGGCGTGAGCGTTTTCTGCAGCCACTGCAAAAAAAGGTCGGCGACGATGGCGAGCAGGCTCACCAGCACCGCACCAACGAAAAGGGTCGCCATGTCGCTGCGGCTGATGGCGGTGAGAATCAGCACGCCGAGGCCGCCAGCGCCAATGGTGGCGGCGATGGTCATCACGCCGATGTTCATCACCACGGCGGTGCGCACCCCGGCCAGGATCACCGGCACGGCGATCGGCAGGTCGACCATGCGCAGGCGCTGCCAGAAACTCATGCCGATGCCCTTGCCCGCCTCGCGGATGCCCGGCTCGACGCTGGTCAGCGCCAGGTAGGTGTTGCGCAGGATCGGCAGCAGTGAATAAAGGAACACCGCGGTTACCGCCGGCAACGGGCCCAGGCCCTGGCCGAACTGCGAGTAGAACGGCAGCAACAGGCCGAACAGGGCGATGGCCGGCAGGGTCAGCACCACGGTGGCCAGGCCCTGCAGCGGCCCGGCGAGCCAGGGGAAGCGGGTCATCAGGATGCCCAGCGGCACGCCGATGAGAATCGCCAGGCCCACGGCGATGCCGACCAGGGCGATATGCTCGACGGTCAGGCTGAGCACCTGGCTCCAGTCGATATGCTGGAAAGCGGTCATGAAATCCATGTCAGTAGCCCTCCCCGATCAGTTTTTCCTGACGCAGGAAGTCGGCCGCCACCGCCGCGGGTGTTTCGCGGTCCACATCGACACGGGCGTTGAGGCGACGCATGGTGGCATCGTCCAGGCGCTCGGCGAGCGGCTTGAGCAGCGCTTCGAGGTCCGGATGCTGCTTGAGGTAGTCGGCGT
Above is a genomic segment from Pseudomonas argentinensis containing:
- a CDS encoding phospholipase D family protein; the encoded protein is MPLRVLFIALLILGGCTNQIPIVPSQALPAVDSSFGAGLQARAAEHGGHSGFRLLPASNEAFAARAELIRAAQHSLDLQYYIVHDGLSTRALVKELLQAADRGVRIRILLDDTTSDGEDYRIALLAAHPNIQIRVFNPLHLGRLTGVTRVIGRGLNLSQQHRRMHNKLWLADSAAAIVGGRNLGDEYFDAEPNMNFTDIDMLSVGPVAKDLAESFDQYWNSRLSKPIEAFVWRQPSQKDLDKARRGLRDYLDTARVEQPELYERLLAYQQEPKLQVWLDELIWAPGTALWDAPSKVLARGEPDPQLLLTTQLAPHLQGAKSDLVMVSAYFVPAPAGLQYLIGLADNGVDIRLLTNALEATDVPAVHGGYAPYRQEMLEHGMRLYELRSQPGADSPPAYSFSGSSNSSLHSKAIVIDRQKSFVGSFNVDPRSVLWNTEVGVLVDSPRLAAYLRELALQGMKPSVSYQVRLQHDTNGTTRMVWIGEDDGQEFVLSEEPGSRWRRFNAWFARAIGLEKML
- a CDS encoding MFS transporter, with product MRWGTYFAVCLAVISIGLAMGVTMPLVSLRLESWGYGSFAIGIMAATPAIGVLLGASLAGRLASRCPTPRLMQLCLLAGALSVTGLALLQSYAIWIVLRLLLGVTLTVVFILGESWINQLAVEKWRGRLVALYGTGYALSQLCGPLLLSVLGTDTDLGFWSGVSLLVGGSLLLIGRTGAPVVDAHSTSGRGLLVFCQRMPAIAWAVMLFAAFEAMMLTLLPIYGLRQGFTQEVALFMASVVVVGDAALQLPIGLLADRISRVTLFRGCGVVLLFSSLGIPLLLHTPLIWPVLVLFGASAGGLFTLSLILIGERFRDDQLVRANAHVAQLWGIGCLIGPLATGAVSQWVSGHALPMLMAAGAAAFIWLAWRPHAFDEDIRL
- a CDS encoding aldehyde dehydrogenase, whose protein sequence is MTGLTRTDWEQRAKDLKIETRAFVQGEYQAAQSGETFECISPVDGRVLGQVASCDLADAELAVKSARAAFDSGVWSRIAPAKRKAKMIRFAELLMANAEELALLETLDMGKPISDSLGIDIPAAANAIRWSAEAIDKVYDEVAPTPHDQLGLVTREPVGVVAAIVPWNFPLLMSSWKLGPALATGNSVILKPSEKSPLTAIRVAALAVEAGIPAGVFNVLPGYGHTVGKALALHMDVDTIVFTGSTRIAKQLMIYAGESNMKRVWLEAGGKSPNIVFADAPDLKAAAESAASAIAFNQGEVCTAGSRLLVENSIKERFLPMVVEALKGWKAGNPLDPNTNVGALVDSQQMDTVLRYIEAGHKDGAKLLVGGKRTLEESGGTYVEPTIFDGVTNAMTIAREEIFGPVLSVIGFDSAEQAVQIANDTVYGLAAAVWTADISKAHLTARALRAGSVWVNQYDGGDMTAPFGGFKQSGNGRDKSLHAFDKYTELKATWIKL
- a CDS encoding cupin domain-containing protein; its protein translation is MNIQQIVDFAQSTGSTESYRPAAEKILKGDPQQQVRNHYASPCGQFNAGIWEGEVGQWTVSYTEHEYCEILQGVSVLRDNDGNAKTVRAGDRFVIPAGFTGTWEVLEPCRKVYVIFEQA
- a CDS encoding ABC transporter ATP-binding protein; amino-acid sequence: MIQLDKLTKKFQQKGKDVVAVNEVSLTVDEGQICVFLGPSGCGKSTTLKMINRLIAPTSGRVLINGEDTTGIDEVTLRRNIGYVIQQIGLFPNMTIEENITVVPKLLGWDKKRCHERAVELMSMVQLEPKQYLSRYPRELSGGQQQRIGVIRALAADAPVLLMDEPFGAVDPVNRDAIQNEFFQMQRALNKTVIMVSHDIDEAIKLGDKIAIFKDGTLLQFDHPDTLLAHPADDFVSGFVGQDSTLKRLLLIRAEDAADDAPSVLAETSIADAVELMEEHDRRHLVVTDAGKKALGYVRRRDMRGQGGSVQPFVQPFNATAAHDEHLRILLSRMYEFNRSWLPVLSADNDFLGEVTQESIADYLSSGRSRGKSHIVSPAEQVAS
- a CDS encoding ABC transporter permease encodes the protein MDFMTAFQHIDWSQVLSLTVEHIALVGIAVGLAILIGVPLGILMTRFPWLAGPLQGLATVVLTLPAIALFGLLLPFYSQFGQGLGPLPAVTAVFLYSLLPILRNTYLALTSVEPGIREAGKGIGMSFWQRLRMVDLPIAVPVILAGVRTAVVMNIGVMTIAATIGAGGLGVLILTAISRSDMATLFVGAVLVSLLAIVADLFLQWLQKTLTPRGLKAAH